The window ccttgtcacttgctttaacttacttaaaggctttttgcgcctagtttgggatcccggaggctgttggcattccaaacactggtggagatttctagatgaattcaagcacaagccaccataacaggaagctcaccaaatgtccaacttaaggactttaactaaaagtgctaggtgggatacaacccaccatggtatgatcgttccattttcattttttatttagttttatttgttttcaagttttattttattttattgtattgaacttggagttttgcataacattcatattagcattgcattctacatactgcattattaaaaaaaaaaacacgcacgcgacgcggcagcgtcgctgacgcgtccgcgtcaccagtgcgttgtgaagaaaagaaagtaaatagAAAGTCACacaaaagcgtggctggaggcacgcTTTAGGCACACAcatgcccacgcgtccgcgtcacccatgcggacgcgtgacctgtaaaatcgacgtaaacgggtgtatggcagagagttatgatggagtggggctggaatggtgctagcAGCATAAGCCCCaccatgcgaacgcgtcacccacgcgtccgcgtccttTTGGAAGTgtagccattcacgcgatcgcgtcaatcacgcgatcgcgtcaatcacgcgaccgcgtcacccgaaaatttggcaaaaagagttttgaaacagagagttgtgcgaacgcgaggctgcactcgcgccaatcgcacaaatcaggtcacgcgatcgcgtgacttacgcgtccgcgtcacctgaccttatcacgcactacgcgaccgcatcactcacgcgtctgcgtcacatgcagcgcacagcttatccagatcagccaaatatcttatcttttcttccccaaatttttcttatcttttcttactttcttcttcttcatctctttctatttcatttaatttatttgcatactttcattcattgcattattttcattggtgttagaaatttatttgggtcattattttctatattttgcttgtggattactaaaggaattgtttgacaattatatattactttttaaagggttgcttgcatgttcaatttaatacattcaataacttatttaccatgcatgctatgtgttcgtgaaaacgcccgtatggtattgtgcactattttcagatttcttttattctactactctaaatgcttgcttttcacaaaattctttttatattttattaattaaatataattgttattacaaacatgttgttagtttgaaagacttgataatctaacttggacatggaatgcttgatctatgctactcatgcctttgcctgcatgccaataaacaccttgtatttaattgtcatcatatgcacttgctatatttccattgatgatttttcacatgtagtcatgaccatgtgttaacatcattcatcttttaatgtgcattgattaccacctttcccgctctcttccttgctctaacccttagctttaaaagttactttctttttcccttttcaggatgaccaccaagaagggtaaagagaaagctactcccaaaccaccagcaaggaaaggaacaaaaaagagccccagctgaggaaccacaaatcccatccacttgcacatcttagcatgcaccgaggacggtgcaatctttaagtatggggaggttgataaaccactatttcatggtttatcttgtgctcaattgagtggtttttatcaactctttacccacttattcatactatttgtatggttttacatttgccttcctaactatgtgctttgattgaaaacatgcttctttggccttatgttccctatgtttaatcctctcttattaccattagatgccttgatatgtgtgttaagtgatttcagagattataaggcaggaatggctcagaggatggaaagaaagcatgcaaaaatggaaggaatataagaagttgaaaaaattgctaagctgtccagcttgacctcttcgcactcaaacgatcataaattgagctacagaggttcaaacgagatggttccagttgcgttggaaagctaacgtccgaggcttcgcaacgatatataatttgctatagctgcccCAACGCCAGGCGACGCAAATGTGTAaatcacgcggatgcgtgacctggcagaaacgcaatccacgcaaacgcgtggacgacacttccgcgtcactttcccgcgacctgtacgtaccagaatacgttgggggcgatttctgggctgtttttgacctagtttttagcccagaacacatagattagaggctataaagtgggggaatgcatccattcataatcatgttctcataattcataatttttaggattagatgtagtttttagagagagaggttctcttctctctcttaggattaggatttaggatttctttgctttcaggattgtttctttttatcaggttcaatttttcttttatttatttatccaatttaatttatgaacttttccatgttagatttgaatattttatttaatataatttgaggtatttcagttataaaattgttttatttatgctatgaatgctttcgatttatccaaattattttcattcgagtagattctcttcccttttggctctggttaagtaattggtgatgcttgagttatcaaataaagcagtggttgaaattggcagattactaattgatctagatcgctctaaagatagtcttcccacagggattgactaggacttgaggatcaagctaattagtccacttgacttaactaagtgggattaaaacccaattctcatcaccgttgataaggataactaggataggacttccagttcttataccttgccaagagttttattttatagttatttatttattttacttgtcatacttcttccttactttcaaaacccccaatttacaagactcataaccaataataagaacacctccctgcagttccttgagaagacgacccgaggtttaaatacttcggttatcaatttttaaggggtttgttacttgtgacaaccaaaacttttgtaagaaaggaattcttgtcggtctagaagctatacttacaacgcgaatttattgtgaaaattctagatcgcgcgagagtttcgttcttcagtgAACATTTCTGACACTTTAACTATATTTATCATCTTGCTTTCTCAACCAATTTGCTTTTGTTAAAATTTCTGTTTTTATACTATTTATTATTGAAACACTTATTcttgattgtctgactagaataatcaattgaccattgtttgcttaatccgttaattctCGTgagatcgacactcactcaccatgagtttattacttggtaggatccggtgcacttgtcgaTAGTTTGTGGTTTATAAAATCTGCATCACTCAGCAATTATTTTTAACATAtgcttcatgttttcatcttTTGAACCCAAAGTCAGCTTTTCTGTCTTGTTTTGACATCCATCCTTTCATGGGatttcttcactttttttttttgaatttttcaaatttttccaaCGTCACTAATTTCATAAGTCCAAATGAAATAATTGCACCTAACGTCAACCTTCTGCATGGATTCATCAAAGAACAAATTGAGCTATTTCATAGAAGTTGCATAGCaaaattttcatcaaaaacaaaataacaaGCAACGACATATATCCCATAACAGACATTTCTTCCTGGGTTTCATTAAACTCGAGCATCACTACATCAAGGCCAAAAAAACACTTGTCGTTGTTGTAATTAAATTTCTTCGTCTGCTTATTCTTCAATATAGAAGAAAAGCCACTACAAGCACTAGCACAAGTTTAGTATATGttctcctttgttgagttgtgaATATTTTTGTCCAATAAGATTTACAAATTTTCCAATCTAAACTTATGCGAAGAGGATGTAGAAgatgtaactttattatttttaattacttttatttctaaaattttgagGTCAATCAATAACTATATAGTGCTACCTGGGACAAAACGTGTCACTTGTTATCCCCAATTAGTAGAAACATTAATGAAATGACACAATGATATTAGCAgaacatataatttattatatttaactcattaaattattattatgtactTTTGTTCTCCGTGtaattatttatgtatacatTTATCTATTCCTTTATTTAATTAAACATTTTTGTTTTTAAGATATATTCTTTTAAACTACTCAAACATTTTTTTTGAACATAGGTAGCTCAACACAGTAAAGTGGGGCAAAAGAAACtaagaacaacaaaaataaaccATAAACATAAAGAAAAGTTGTAATCcgttgtcatctccggcattgccatcaacaaccaaacggATCCACTCCACACCATTCCTTATAGCTCAAGAAGGACAGAATCTtaactccttcagcacttgtctCTACTCTCTGGAAAACTCTGCTATTCTGCTCTAACCAGATGTTCCAAATAACTGCACAGAATCCTATCAGCCATTTCTTTTGCTCAAACTTCCCACCTGTTACTCCAGTCCAACTCTCAAAGAACTTTTTAGCGGTTCCCGGGGTGGTCCAAGCTCTATCAGTGAACGTCAACcatgcacaccacacctgccacgtAAACtcataagtaaaaaataaatgatgTACAAATTCTATGTCCTTTTTACACAACACACACATATTGTCATGATGATTAATAATGCCAAGTCTACTCAGCCTCTCCTTCGTGTTGACCCTGCCTACTAGAACAAACCAAGCAAATAGCTCAACTCTTGGAGGAACCAAGCCTCTCCAAATGGAGCTTGTGAAGTTGTAACTCATGATGTCAGCTGAGAGAGTCTCCTGCTGTAGCACCTGCACAAAAGAACTAGTAGAAAAAAACAccatttttatcaaatttccatacaattgaatcctctctaTCAACCGATAACCTCACAACTCGTAACCAGTCTTAAAGTTGATTGAGCAGCTCTAACTCCCATTGGAAGAGTTCTCTCCATTGAAAGTCCCATACCCACTCtagcccatcccaaaacccacagtccCCTATCAAAGAGCCACCTTGTAACCAAGTATCCTCCCAAAAATGAATGTTTCTGCCATTTCTAACCTCCATGGACAGACCCCTGATCATCATATCTCTTGCCTGTTGCTCCTTAATATTAAGCTGGCAGATATCTTTCCACGCCCCCCCTCTTGATGGCAGAGGTTGGCTTGATAACATAACAGTTGGGTCCAACTGATTACAAGAGCAAACAACCTTCTTCCAAAGTgggcaatcctcctttgaaaagtGCCACCACCACTTGAATAGAAGCGAGGCATTCCTAATTAGAGCATCTCCCACCCCCAAGCCACCTAGCTTTTTCGGCGCTTGAACTACCTCCCATTTCACCAATGGTATCCCATTATTCCCATCTTCTTTACTCCACAAAAACCTTCTTTGAAGTCCAATGATCTTTTCTGCAACCCCCTTTGGCATCTTGTACAGGCTTAAGTAGTAAACCGGTAGACTATTTAGAACAGATTTTATGAGGACCAACTTACCCACTTTGTTGAGAGATCTAGCTTTTCATAAGTTCAGCTTGTCTTCCACCTTGTCTAGGATTGGTTTCCAGGTCTTCACCAATCGAGGATTAGCACCAAGAGAAATTCCTAAATACCTGACAGGTAAAACCGCTTCGGCACATCCCAACAGACCACACATATTCGTCACCCATTCCTTCTCACAGTTGACTGAAATTAGGCTCGACTTCTCAAAGTTGATACTCAGGCCAGACATTAACTCAAAACAACGCAGGAGCCTTTTATAATTCACTAGCATCTCCGTTTTCTGTGGGCAAAAAAGAATTGTGTCGTCTGCAAATTGGAGATGCGACAATTCTATGTTGTCCCTTCCCACCAGCAGTGGAGAAATTCTGTCATTTCTAACCGCGTCCCCCACCATCCTGTACAGAACATCAACAATAAGAACAAACAGGAAAAGGGAGAGTGGATCGCCTAGCCTGAGGCCCCTCTCCATCTTGAACGGCTTGGTTGGTGACCCATTGATTAACAATGACATAGATGCTGTAGTCACACATTCCTTCACCCAGGTCCTCCATCTAAGACCAAAACCCATCTTCTGCAGTACTATATCCACAAAGCTCCATCTCACTCTGTCATAGGCTTTCTGAAAGTCCAGTTTAACAATTGCCGCTTGTTTCTTTCGCAGCTTAAACCATTGGACTGTCTCACAAGCAATGAGGGCACCATCATGTATTTTGCGACCCTTTACAAATGCAGACTGAGTCTCCCCCACTAGATGTGGCATCACTGATCGCATTCTTCTTACTAGCACTTTGGATATCACCTTATAGACACATTCAACCATACTAATCGGTCTTAAGTCTTTGATCTCCTTGGCCCCCTCAAATTTTGGAGCTAGTGCCACCCAAGTGACATTAACATCTGTTGGTAGTTTAGCAATCTGAAAAAAGCCCAACACAGCTGCAGTAAACTCCTGACCAAGCTCACCCCAACatttctttatgaagttcatgttATCGCCATCACTACCTGGAGCTTTACTGGACTCACAATCCTAAACTGCCTCTCGTACCTCCTCCGACAACGGCATTTCCTCTAGTATTGCTGCCTCTTCGCTAGTAATCTGCTTGACCAGTCCATCACGGATCCCAATTAAAGGGGCCTGCTCCTGTCTATACAGCTCTTTATAAAAACCCATAATCGCATTCTTTATTCTGGCCTGATTCCGAACCAATCTTCCATTAATCACTAAAGAATCAATTCTGTTGTTCCTCTTTCTTGCCGATGCTATGTTATGGAAGTACCTAGTGTTCTTGTCCATATCTCTAGCATGCTTAGATCGGGACATTTGCTTCAAATGCACTTCTTTTCTGACATACCACTTCGCACAACAAGTCACCAGAGCCTTATGTCTAGCCTCCATTGTTCCATCATAACTGCCAGCACTAACCTTATCATCAATCTTCTTgatctcttcctcaaacttctTTTATCTTGTTGTCCATGTCCCCAAAATTAGCCGCATGCCATCTCCTGAGCGGTACTGTCAGCGCCTTTAGCTTGTTTGTAAACATGCCATCTCCCAAATTCCTCCACTCATCCTTTACCAACTTCAGAAATCCTTCATGAGTAAACTAGGAATCCAAACTTCAGAAAGGTCTTGGACCCGCACAAATTCTGGACTCTTCTAAAATCAATGGGCAATGGTCGGATAGTCCCTTTGGTCCTCCTTTTAAGTGAGTATCTGGGAACTCCTCAAGCCACTCCAAACTGACCAATATCCTATCAATGCGGCTGCAAGATCGACCTCGAAATCATGTGAACTTTCGGTCAGTTAACGGTAGATCGACTAGCTGCAAATCTTGTACCCATTCCTTAAAATCCTCTGCAGATGCCGGTAGACTAGTAGCGCCTTTCCTTTCTTCCAACCTTAGTATTTCATTAAAGTCTCCCATGAAATAGAACGGAACCTGGCAAAGACCGACCATGTAGCTTAACTCCTCCCACATCACTAGTTTCTCACTTCGAACATGTGCACTATACACCAAGCAGAAAGCagatttgaaattattttttgtcaaaacaCCTTCAACGCACAGCCAGCCATTCCCTTTATAACAGTTcaatcttttaaataaaaatttatcccACATTAACAATAAACCACCCGATGCCCCAACAGATTCCACAAAATCCCAATCCACCGTATCACAACCCCATAAGCGTGCTACATCAAATCTAGTCACAGCCTCTCTCTTGGTTTCAATCAAACCTAACATATTCAatctatattttttcttcaaCTCTTTCACCATACTCCACTTTCCATACCCTCCTAGGCCTCTAACATTCCAACAACTATAAATCATTTATAATAATTTCTACACACCTTGTTATTTTGTTTGGGCCTGCTCCTCCTTGCTTTCTCCTTTTGTTTCGCCATCTTCCTTTTTGCTGCGATTTCTTCATTCTAACTTTGTAGAATTTCCATAAGATCTTCTTCGTCGTCATAAAAAACCACACCGGACTCCACTGCTAGCTTCAACATTTCCTTGTTCTCAACTAGTTGGCCTGCCTGCGTACCCATATGATCAACATCTGGTATTGCGTGTTCAATTTCTGCCTTTGATCCTGCATCCTCATAACACCGTTCAGTCGCATTGCCTTGACCCATACCTTTATTTTCCCCTTCTATCTCTTTCAATCCGCTCAACTTTCCCGGAGATAGCGTGCGTTGAGAGCAATGTTTAGACCAGCCACTTACGTCATCAACAATTTCCTCCACTTCCGGTTCGTCTTCAAAACCAACCAATTTTTTCCAGTTCACTGTTATCACGTCTCCCACACCGGTGCAATGTACCAGGATTTGACTGTGATCCTCCACTCTTCCGCCAGGCCGGCCAGTCGCGCCGCCAGGACAGCCGGCAGCACCTCTCCTCGACGCGCAGGGAAGTGGGTAACCCCAGTCATTCATCTCGTTCACCAAGGGAGGCGTCGCGCAGCTGTTCTCGCTGAAAGCGCCCCTGGGTGAGACATCTTTGTTCGTCCTCAACCCGGGAATGCATGGAGGAGTCTGACCCGGCCCAGATCCGCACTCTAGTTGCAAGGATGGCCTAACCTGCTTCTCCAACCCTGACCCGCGAGGATGCTCCTGACCCGAACCAGCTAAGACTGCACACCGTGCTTCCTGAAATGCCTCCTCGTTCTTCCCATGCCCAGATCCATGAGGGCGCATGACACCTGGCCCAGCCTCACGCGCATCTCCTTGGTGGACTCCTATCCCACTCAGCTCTCCTTGGGGACCACATACTTGATGAGATTGGACTCCATCCAGCAACCCATGAATACAACATCCTTTTTCAAGCCCATTAGTTGAAAGCCCCATCTACTGCTTAGCTTTAGTACACACCTGGTGGGCCTCCCTCTTTTGAAAGACCACATTTGTCTCATCCCCACCGTGAAGAACTTCCACTAACTGTTTGGTCCCACTTCTTTTTTCAAAACATAGCTGTGTAACAGTTTTCTCAGATTCACACTCCATACATTCATCCAATCCCCCAAAATCTGCATTATCATTAAATCCCTTAAATTTATCCAGATCCGCCATCCATTGCCTTTGCAAGGCCATTAAATTATCTTGattgcattcattcaaaaaatatCTGTTGTGACCATTGTACCCTTATCTTCGTCAGCGTCATTAGCTCGTACCCTGATTAGGTCAGTCGTCGGATCCCACATTGCCGCCGCCAGTACCATTCCTCCGGCTTGTGAACTAGCGTTTGCACATATTGACTTAACGTGTGCGTCTTCCCACAAGCATTCATCTCCGTATATTTCGCGCCCTATTTCCTTCACAAAAACATCAAATCCACTAGTTCCGACCGTGATATGAATCCTTTCCTTGATCTTATCAAAGATGCAGGTATCAATTAACACTCTCCCAGCACTGAAGGATAAGGCAGACTTCGTCACATCGTCGCACTTGACAACTTCTCCCCATAAGCCGCCTATTGTATTGAACGTCTCCACTGACCAAACATGTAAAGGCACTCCGTGACATTCTAACCAAACTCTCCTACTCTCACTACGTTCAGATTCCTTCCACCTCCATACCCTGTAAAAAAATTGTAAGAACCTATTCATCTTGAAGGTAAATGCTTCCTCCGCACTCCTCACAGAATCAAATACTAGTAGGACTTTGTACGCTCCAAGTTCTCTGACTTCAATAACCTGGGGAAAGTTATTAACGATGGCTCTCCGTAAAGTTTTGAAGTCCATGGCTCTTGTGGTTCCGCCTACTAGAC is drawn from Arachis hypogaea cultivar Tifrunner chromosome 12, arahy.Tifrunner.gnm2.J5K5, whole genome shotgun sequence and contains these coding sequences:
- the LOC140177320 gene encoding uncharacterized protein, whose translation is MRPHGSGHGKNEEAFQEARCAVLAGSGQEHPRGSGLEKQVRPSLQLECGSGPGQTPPCIPGLRTNKDVSPRGAFSENSCATPPLVNEMNDWGYPLPCASRRGAAGCPGGATGRPGGRVEDHSQILVHCTGVGDVITVNWKKLVGFEDEPEVEEIVDDVSGWSKHCSQRTLSPGKLSGLKEIEGENKGMGQGNATERCYEDAGSKAEIEHAIPDVDHMGTQAGQLVENKEMLKLAVESGVVFYDDEEDLMEILQS